The proteins below come from a single Acidobacteriota bacterium genomic window:
- a CDS encoding polysaccharide deacetylase family protein produces the protein MAPTGQWYGRTFTGLARGSKQIALTYDDGPNDPYTLKLLEVLARHEVRATFFMIGRYVRQRPDIVRAVAAAGHTIGNHTTTHPLLTLQSAAQTRVELMECRAALTDAIGEHSNFFRPPFGGRRPATLRIARELGLQPVMWNVTGYDWNAPPAATIERKVASQIRGGDVVLLHDGGHKAMGADRSQTVLATENLILRYREQGFEFVTVGEMLSARQKSNVKP, from the coding sequence ATGGCGCCGACCGGGCAGTGGTATGGACGCACATTCACCGGACTGGCGCGCGGCAGCAAGCAGATTGCACTCACCTACGACGACGGGCCGAATGATCCGTACACGTTGAAGCTCCTGGAAGTGCTGGCGCGCCATGAGGTGCGCGCAACATTTTTCATGATTGGCCGTTACGTGCGGCAGCGACCGGATATCGTGCGCGCCGTCGCCGCAGCTGGACACACGATCGGCAATCACACCACGACCCATCCACTGCTGACCCTTCAGTCTGCGGCTCAAACGCGAGTTGAGTTGATGGAATGCCGAGCAGCGTTGACCGACGCAATCGGTGAGCACTCGAATTTCTTTCGTCCACCGTTTGGAGGGAGACGTCCCGCGACTCTCCGGATCGCGCGTGAACTCGGACTCCAGCCTGTGATGTGGAACGTGACCGGCTATGACTGGAATGCGCCGCCCGCAGCCACGATTGAGCGAAAAGTTGCGAGTCAGATCCGCGGCGGAGACGTAGTCCTGTTGCATGATGGCGGACACAAGGCGATGGGCGCGGATCGCAGCCAGACGGTGCTTGCGACGGAGAATCTGATCCTGCGCTATCGGGAACAGGGATTTGAGTTTGTGACGGTGGGGGAGATGCTGTCGGCGAGGCAGAAGTCCAATGTCAAGCCCTGA
- a CDS encoding deoxynucleoside kinase, giving the protein MAKLFELPRYIAVEGPIRVGKSTLAKVLGDRLSAQRVIEPEDNPFLKSFYEGDPGAAFQAQFAFLIRRFEQLSALDLGAQSNKTIVADYIFEKDKLFACLNLNDQELDTYNRYFNHFREQLPTPDLVIYLQATPEVLKKRLKKKNAPGEKAISEDYLMEVVKAYEHFFFHYTQSDLLIVNTSEIDFVDRNEDLQELLKKVSAPIKGTQYFLPLGSEEAASA; this is encoded by the coding sequence ATGGCTAAGCTTTTCGAACTACCCCGTTACATTGCAGTGGAAGGTCCGATTCGCGTCGGCAAGAGCACGCTCGCGAAGGTTCTCGGAGACCGCCTGTCGGCCCAGCGTGTCATTGAACCGGAGGACAATCCGTTTCTCAAGTCGTTCTATGAAGGCGATCCAGGAGCCGCTTTCCAAGCGCAATTTGCATTCCTGATTCGCCGCTTCGAGCAGTTAAGTGCGCTCGACCTGGGCGCGCAGTCGAACAAGACGATCGTCGCCGACTATATTTTTGAAAAAGACAAGCTCTTTGCCTGCCTCAACCTCAATGACCAGGAACTCGATACCTACAATCGCTACTTCAATCATTTTCGCGAGCAGTTGCCCACGCCCGACCTGGTGATTTATCTGCAAGCTACGCCGGAAGTGTTGAAAAAGCGTCTGAAAAAGAAAAACGCTCCCGGCGAAAAAGCCATCAGCGAGGATTACCTGATGGAAGTCGTTAAAGCCTACGAGCACTTCTTTTTTCACTACACGCAGTCCGATCTGCTGATCGTGAACACGTCCGAAATCGACTTTGTCGACCGTAACGAAGACCTGCAGGAACTGCTCAAGAAAGTCTCGGCCCCTATTAAGGGCACGCAGTACTTCCTGCCGCTCGGCAGTGAAGAAGCGGCTAGCGCATAG
- the panB gene encoding 3-methyl-2-oxobutanoate hydroxymethyltransferase, with protein MSLTPIGEVRRKITTASLREKKLHRNPITCLTAYDYATARLVDEAGIDIVLVGDSLAMTMLGYENTLSVTVDEMLHHVRAVHRGVKDALLIADMPYGSYHESADEAVHNAARFVKEAGAEVVKMEGGEKRVDVIRRVMDAEIPVAGHIGLTPQSVNMMGGYKVQGKTLRAIEQLMRDAVALDRAGVACIYLEGIPREVAAMITAEVETPTIGIGAGPECDGQVLVFHDLVNLTFTHAAKFVRHYGDAAALITQAVLAFKGDVAGGQFPSDAESYHLPKETQAALETVLQRKRALRR; from the coding sequence GTGAGTCTCACGCCGATCGGCGAAGTTCGCCGCAAGATCACGACCGCATCGCTCCGCGAAAAGAAACTCCACCGCAATCCCATCACCTGCCTGACTGCGTACGACTACGCCACCGCGCGCCTGGTCGACGAAGCGGGCATTGACATTGTTCTCGTCGGCGACTCGCTGGCGATGACCATGCTGGGATACGAGAACACGTTGTCGGTTACGGTCGACGAGATGCTGCATCACGTCCGGGCCGTGCACCGCGGGGTAAAAGATGCGTTGCTTATTGCCGACATGCCGTACGGTTCGTATCACGAAAGCGCGGACGAAGCCGTCCACAACGCAGCGCGCTTCGTCAAAGAAGCGGGCGCCGAAGTCGTGAAGATGGAGGGTGGCGAAAAGCGAGTCGACGTGATTCGCCGTGTGATGGACGCCGAGATCCCTGTCGCCGGACACATCGGCCTGACGCCGCAATCGGTCAACATGATGGGCGGCTACAAAGTACAAGGCAAGACGCTGCGCGCGATCGAACAGTTGATGCGCGATGCTGTCGCTCTCGACCGTGCCGGAGTGGCGTGCATCTATCTTGAAGGCATTCCGCGTGAAGTCGCGGCCATGATTACCGCCGAAGTGGAAACGCCGACCATCGGCATCGGCGCCGGACCGGAATGTGATGGGCAGGTGCTGGTGTTCCACGATCTGGTCAATTTGACTTTCACCCATGCCGCAAAATTTGTCCGTCACTATGGAGATGCTGCCGCTCTGATCACGCAAGCTGTGCTGGCGTTCAAGGGTGACGTGGCCGGAGGCCAGTTTCCTTCCGACGCCGAGTCCTACCATCTGCCCAAGGAGACGCAGGCCGCACTCGAAACGGTACTCCAACGGAAACGCGCTTTGCGGCGATAA
- a CDS encoding pantoate--beta-alanine ligase, with protein sequence MNIYRSLGETRAACRVLRASGKRLGLVPTMGALHAGHLSLVRAARAQCDAVAVSLFVNPTQFGPTEDLAKYPRPFERDRELLEKEGVAILFAPSADEMYPKGEGTWVVVDGLSEKLDGRSRPGHFRGVATVVSKLFHIFEPDAAFFGQKDAAQSAIIRRLVRDLNFPVEIVICPIVRESDGLAMSSRNAYLSPEERQRALVLRQSLILVEEKFRAGERNAARLIVAAREVFTAQPQVRLDYFEIVDPDTLDPVEQVLQPALAAVAAYVGNTRLIDNIVLRD encoded by the coding sequence ATGAATATCTATCGCTCGCTCGGCGAAACCCGCGCCGCGTGCCGTGTTCTGCGGGCAAGTGGCAAGCGGCTGGGACTTGTGCCCACCATGGGTGCGTTGCATGCGGGACATCTCTCCCTGGTGCGCGCTGCGCGAGCGCAGTGCGATGCGGTTGCGGTTTCTCTGTTCGTCAACCCAACTCAGTTTGGTCCTACCGAAGATCTTGCGAAATATCCGCGGCCATTCGAGCGCGACCGTGAATTGCTGGAAAAAGAGGGCGTCGCAATTCTCTTCGCACCTTCCGCGGACGAAATGTATCCCAAGGGAGAAGGGACCTGGGTTGTGGTCGATGGATTGAGCGAGAAACTCGACGGACGTTCGCGTCCCGGACACTTTCGCGGCGTGGCGACCGTAGTCTCGAAACTGTTCCACATCTTTGAGCCGGACGCCGCCTTCTTCGGACAGAAAGATGCGGCCCAATCCGCGATCATCCGGCGATTGGTGCGCGATCTGAATTTCCCGGTGGAGATCGTGATCTGCCCTATCGTACGTGAGTCGGATGGCCTGGCGATGAGTTCACGGAATGCGTATCTCAGTCCGGAAGAGCGCCAGCGCGCATTGGTGCTCCGGCAATCATTGATTCTGGTGGAAGAAAAGTTTCGAGCAGGAGAAAGAAATGCGGCGAGACTCATCGTCGCCGCTCGCGAAGTTTTTACCGCGCAACCACAAGTTCGGTTGGACTATTTTGAGATTGTCGATCCCGACACGCTCGATCCGGTCGAACAAGTCTTGCAACCGGCGCTGGCCGCGGTCGCCGCCTACGTCGGGAATACGCGCCTCATTGACAACATTGTTTTGCGGGATTGA
- a CDS encoding amidohydrolase, giving the protein MQQCRRFVLVLFALSSLVFAQTNLDALKKEALSKVDARQQLVQQMVDQIFSYGELGFQEVETSKYVTSLLEKNGFTVERGVAGIPTAWVATYGSGKPVIGFITDIDCIPRASQKPGVAYHDPMIDGAPGHGEGHNSGMAVNVTAALVLKELMQEHKIAGTLKIMPGVAEELLGTKAYYVRAGLFKDVDAVLGVHVSEDFGTGYGQTFAPQGLVSVQYYFHGKASHAAGAPWDGRSALDAVELMDTGWNFRREHLRLQQRSHYVIVNGGDQPNVVPSEAGVWYYFRELDYPHIRELYELGDTMAKAATEMTGTTFTKKVVGSAWPPHFNKVIAELQQKNIESVGMPTWDAADQTLAKALQKELGKKEDGLNAKVEELKPPSPETESGGSDDVGDISWVVPMVYLRYPANIPHTPGHSWADAVAMATPIAHKGSLAGAKVQALTALDLMVTADALPKAWSYYKDVQTKDMKYTPLISSDDQPAIDMNKEKMAKFRTEMQKYYYDPAKYKTYLEQLGIKYPTVK; this is encoded by the coding sequence ATGCAGCAATGTCGCCGCTTTGTGCTTGTGCTATTCGCATTGTCTTCACTTGTTTTTGCCCAGACCAACCTCGATGCCCTTAAAAAAGAAGCGCTCTCCAAGGTCGACGCCCGGCAACAACTCGTCCAGCAGATGGTGGATCAGATTTTCAGCTACGGCGAACTGGGCTTTCAGGAAGTTGAGACTTCGAAGTATGTGACGAGCCTTCTGGAGAAAAACGGATTTACGGTCGAGCGTGGTGTGGCGGGGATTCCGACGGCTTGGGTCGCGACTTACGGATCCGGCAAGCCCGTCATTGGATTCATCACCGACATCGATTGCATCCCGCGAGCCTCGCAGAAACCCGGAGTCGCCTATCACGATCCCATGATCGACGGCGCTCCCGGACATGGCGAAGGGCACAACTCCGGGATGGCCGTGAATGTGACGGCGGCGCTCGTGCTCAAGGAATTGATGCAGGAACACAAGATTGCCGGCACGCTGAAGATCATGCCGGGCGTGGCGGAAGAGTTGCTGGGCACAAAGGCATACTACGTCCGTGCGGGTCTATTCAAGGATGTAGACGCGGTGCTGGGCGTGCATGTATCCGAGGACTTTGGCACGGGCTATGGCCAGACTTTCGCACCGCAGGGGCTGGTCTCAGTCCAGTATTACTTCCACGGCAAAGCGTCCCACGCAGCTGGTGCCCCGTGGGACGGGCGTAGCGCGCTCGATGCAGTCGAGTTGATGGATACGGGCTGGAATTTCCGCCGTGAACATCTACGACTACAACAACGTTCTCATTACGTGATTGTAAATGGCGGAGATCAGCCGAACGTCGTGCCGTCCGAAGCCGGCGTCTGGTACTACTTCCGCGAACTGGATTATCCGCACATTCGCGAACTTTACGAACTCGGCGACACGATGGCAAAAGCTGCCACGGAGATGACCGGCACTACCTTCACCAAGAAGGTGGTGGGCTCGGCGTGGCCTCCCCACTTCAATAAAGTGATTGCCGAACTCCAGCAGAAGAACATCGAATCGGTCGGCATGCCGACGTGGGATGCGGCGGACCAGACCCTGGCGAAAGCGTTGCAAAAGGAATTGGGCAAGAAGGAAGACGGACTGAACGCCAAGGTCGAAGAGTTAAAGCCCCCATCCCCCGAAACCGAGTCAGGCGGATCGGACGATGTCGGCGATATTTCGTGGGTGGTGCCGATGGTCTATTTGCGATATCCGGCAAACATTCCGCACACTCCCGGTCATAGCTGGGCCGACGCGGTAGCGATGGCCACTCCGATCGCACATAAAGGATCTTTGGCCGGAGCGAAAGTACAGGCATTGACCGCACTCGATTTGATGGTCACGGCCGACGCGCTGCCTAAGGCATGGTCCTACTACAAAGACGTGCAGACGAAAGACATGAAATACACGCCTCTGATTTCCTCCGACGACCAACCAGCCATTGATATGAACAAAGAGAAAATGGCAAAGTTCCGCACGGAGATGCAGAAGTACTACTACGATCCTGCGAAGTACAAAACCTATCTCGAGCAGTTGGGGATCAAGTATCCGACCGTCAAGTGA
- a CDS encoding DUF1801 domain-containing protein: protein MRSELLRFNGAVERDPAIDAWMKEHAGELGDIAHQWFELMRKCGDEVRELLHDGCPVACLGDAPFAYVNVFTSHVNVGFFQGAGLSDPDRLLQGAGKFMRHVKLRPGTSANAAALNRLITAAYADIKDRVENG, encoded by the coding sequence ATGCGATCGGAATTGCTGAGATTCAACGGCGCCGTCGAGCGCGATCCCGCCATCGATGCGTGGATGAAAGAACACGCAGGCGAATTAGGAGACATCGCGCATCAATGGTTTGAATTAATGCGAAAATGCGGGGACGAAGTCCGGGAGCTTTTGCATGACGGCTGTCCGGTTGCATGTTTAGGCGATGCGCCGTTCGCCTACGTCAATGTATTCACTTCGCACGTAAATGTGGGGTTCTTTCAGGGAGCAGGGCTATCGGATCCGGATCGCCTATTGCAAGGCGCGGGAAAGTTCATGCGCCATGTGAAGCTGAGGCCGGGAACGTCCGCCAACGCAGCCGCGCTAAACAGGCTCATCACCGCGGCGTACGCAGACATAAAAGACCGCGTTGAAAACGGCTAG
- a CDS encoding DNA-3-methyladenine glycosylase, whose amino-acid sequence MKELGQVAWLKKEFFDRDPRRVARALLGKLLIRTTPGAVLAGRIVETEAYLGKHDEASHSFIGKTPRNEVMFGPPGFAYVYFIYGMHFCLNVTCRREGVAGAVLFRAMEPVVGVAQMAAARGVAVKKESDLPKISSGPGRMAEALGVTRERDNGKNFVSAQSDLRIGDDGYRVRRVMVTPRIGIMKAAAMPLRYLIAGSRFVSGPKA is encoded by the coding sequence ATGAAGGAACTCGGTCAAGTGGCCTGGCTGAAAAAGGAATTTTTCGATCGCGACCCGAGACGGGTGGCACGAGCGCTTCTCGGAAAACTGCTGATCCGGACTACTCCGGGCGCGGTCTTGGCCGGGCGCATCGTTGAAACCGAAGCCTATCTCGGAAAACACGACGAAGCGTCCCATTCGTTTATCGGCAAGACTCCCCGCAATGAAGTCATGTTCGGGCCTCCGGGATTCGCCTATGTCTATTTCATCTACGGGATGCATTTCTGTCTCAACGTGACCTGCCGCCGGGAGGGGGTTGCGGGCGCCGTGTTGTTTCGTGCGATGGAGCCTGTCGTGGGAGTCGCGCAAATGGCGGCCGCTCGTGGGGTCGCGGTGAAGAAGGAAAGCGATCTCCCGAAAATTTCCTCCGGCCCGGGGCGGATGGCCGAGGCCTTGGGCGTGACCCGCGAACGGGATAACGGGAAGAACTTTGTCAGCGCGCAATCAGACTTGCGAATTGGCGATGACGGCTATCGCGTGCGCCGCGTGATGGTCACGCCGAGGATCGGGATTATGAAAGCCGCCGCCATGCCGTTGCGCTATTTGATTGCCGGGAGCCGCTTCGTGTCAGGGCCGAAGGCGTAG
- the bcp gene encoding thioredoxin-dependent thiol peroxidase — protein MEVNDKAPDFNTTDENGKEVALKDFRGKTIVMFFYPKADTPGCTKEACGFRDAYTQIKKTGAVLFGISADSVAKQKKFQEKYHLPYPLLADTDKTICNAFGVIKDKSMYGRIFKGISRMTFVIGPDGKIQHIFDKVKAAGHAEEVLAWLKSR, from the coding sequence ATGGAAGTCAATGATAAGGCCCCCGACTTCAATACGACGGATGAGAACGGCAAAGAAGTTGCCTTGAAAGATTTTCGGGGCAAAACAATCGTGATGTTTTTCTATCCCAAGGCCGACACCCCCGGCTGTACCAAAGAAGCGTGTGGGTTCCGCGACGCATACACCCAGATCAAGAAGACGGGAGCGGTCCTGTTCGGCATTTCCGCCGATTCCGTCGCCAAACAGAAGAAATTTCAGGAAAAGTATCACCTTCCCTACCCATTGCTGGCTGATACCGACAAAACCATCTGCAATGCCTTCGGCGTGATCAAAGACAAGAGCATGTATGGAAGGATTTTCAAAGGCATTTCACGAATGACCTTCGTGATCGGACCGGATGGCAAAATCCAGCACATCTTCGACAAAGTGAAGGCAGCAGGCCACGCGGAAGAAGTGCTGGCATGGCTGAAGAGCAGGTGA
- a CDS encoding MBL fold metallo-hydrolase — MRKLVYFAPAILFVAALSLAQDQDFSKVEIKVTKVAGTVYMLQGAGGNIGASVGDDGIVIVDDQYAPLADKIQAALKGITDKPVRFVINTHYHEDHTGGNEAFQKQAPIIAHDNVRKRLAEGGTAGTGGSVHFDHKPAAPGVLPIITFDHDVTVHLNGEDIRALHFPAGHTDGDSVIYFPKSNVVHMGDDFVTYGFPFIDVDSGGSIDGMIDGVEKAVAQLPADVKVIPGHGPVSNLDDVRTYVKMLKDTRAVVQAALKKKMTLAQMKEKKLLDPWKKYSGEFISEDAFLETLYNSLTGQKNGKFIKHN; from the coding sequence ATGCGCAAACTCGTCTATTTCGCGCCCGCCATTCTCTTTGTGGCAGCTCTTTCCTTAGCTCAGGACCAGGACTTCAGCAAAGTCGAAATCAAAGTCACGAAAGTCGCCGGTACCGTGTACATGCTGCAAGGTGCGGGTGGCAACATCGGAGCCTCGGTCGGTGACGACGGGATCGTAATTGTCGACGACCAGTACGCACCACTCGCGGACAAGATCCAGGCGGCCCTAAAAGGCATCACCGACAAGCCGGTGCGTTTCGTCATCAACACGCATTATCACGAAGACCATACCGGTGGAAACGAAGCTTTCCAGAAGCAGGCGCCGATCATCGCTCATGACAACGTCCGCAAGAGGCTTGCAGAGGGCGGCACTGCGGGCACTGGCGGGTCCGTACATTTCGACCACAAGCCGGCCGCACCCGGCGTATTGCCGATCATTACGTTCGATCACGATGTCACCGTGCACTTGAATGGAGAAGACATCCGCGCTCTCCATTTTCCAGCCGGCCATACCGACGGTGATTCGGTCATTTATTTTCCGAAGTCGAATGTCGTGCACATGGGCGACGACTTCGTCACCTACGGATTCCCGTTCATTGATGTGGATAGCGGCGGCAGCATTGATGGGATGATCGATGGCGTCGAGAAGGCCGTAGCACAACTTCCCGCTGACGTGAAAGTCATTCCCGGGCATGGTCCGGTTTCGAATTTGGACGACGTCCGCACTTACGTGAAGATGCTGAAAGACACGCGCGCTGTGGTGCAGGCCGCGCTCAAGAAGAAAATGACGCTCGCGCAGATGAAAGAAAAGAAGTTGCTCGACCCGTGGAAGAAGTACTCCGGCGAGTTCATTTCGGAAGACGCGTTTCTGGAGACGTTGTACAACTCGTTAACCGGGCAGAAAAACGGCAAGTTCATCAAGCATAATTAG
- a CDS encoding beta-glucosidase, with protein MSFPKNFYWGTATAAYQIEGAWNEDGKGESIWDRFSHTPGKVKDGTTGDVACDHYHRYRDDIALMRALHLNSYRFSIAWTRIQPDGSGQPNPKGMDFYSRLVDALLEARIRPLVTLYHWDLPQKLEDMGGWTNRDLASRFADYAALVARALGDRVETWNLLNEPAAFTSQGYLDGTHAPGRASIIDFLRATHIANLALGMGFRAVKAVRPQARVGTAASMSPCEPATDSEDDRIAAERAHSITNIWFLEPALRGRYPDAFTFNPAVLMKIQQDDMNLIRAPLDFIGINLYYRTVVSATPLGERLSDRRYLLFPARMSGGQKGARTDMDWEVWPRSLYDMVMRITRDYNHPAIEITESGCAYNDAPDSSGAVNDTRRIAYHQQYLAELARAIHDGAKVGGYHAWSLLDNFEWAEGLRQRFGLVYVDYKTQKRTVKKSGEWYAKVAAQNGW; from the coding sequence ATTTCTTTCCCCAAGAACTTCTATTGGGGCACCGCCACCGCCGCGTATCAGATCGAAGGCGCATGGAACGAAGATGGCAAAGGCGAATCGATCTGGGATCGCTTTAGCCACACTCCCGGCAAAGTCAAAGATGGCACGACTGGCGATGTTGCCTGCGACCACTACCATCGCTATCGCGACGACATCGCGCTGATGCGTGCCCTTCATCTCAACAGCTATCGGTTCTCGATCGCATGGACGCGCATTCAGCCGGATGGTTCGGGCCAGCCGAATCCAAAGGGGATGGATTTCTACAGCCGCCTCGTCGATGCTCTGCTGGAAGCGCGTATTCGCCCGCTGGTTACGCTCTATCACTGGGATCTGCCGCAAAAGCTCGAGGATATGGGTGGCTGGACGAATCGTGATCTCGCCAGCCGTTTTGCGGATTACGCGGCGCTTGTGGCGCGTGCTCTCGGTGACCGCGTCGAGACCTGGAACCTGCTCAACGAGCCGGCTGCGTTTACCAGCCAGGGATATCTTGATGGCACGCACGCGCCGGGGCGCGCCAGCATTATTGATTTCCTGCGCGCCACCCACATTGCAAATCTGGCGCTGGGCATGGGTTTTCGAGCGGTGAAGGCGGTGCGCCCGCAAGCGCGGGTGGGAACCGCTGCCAGCATGTCGCCCTGCGAACCCGCTACCGATTCCGAAGACGATCGCATCGCTGCCGAACGTGCCCACTCGATCACTAACATCTGGTTTCTTGAGCCTGCACTACGCGGCCGATATCCGGATGCGTTTACGTTTAATCCCGCCGTTCTGATGAAGATCCAGCAAGACGACATGAATCTGATCCGCGCTCCCTTGGACTTCATCGGAATCAATCTTTACTACCGTACCGTCGTTTCCGCGACGCCGCTGGGCGAGCGCCTTTCCGATCGCCGGTATCTCCTCTTTCCGGCGCGCATGAGTGGCGGCCAAAAGGGCGCAAGAACCGACATGGATTGGGAGGTATGGCCGCGCTCGCTCTATGACATGGTCATGCGAATTACGCGCGACTATAACCACCCTGCAATCGAAATCACCGAGAGCGGATGCGCCTACAACGACGCGCCCGACTCCAGCGGGGCGGTAAACGATACTCGCCGGATTGCTTACCACCAGCAATACCTTGCTGAACTGGCACGCGCCATTCACGACGGCGCCAAAGTCGGCGGCTATCACGCCTGGAGTTTGCTCGATAATTTTGAATGGGCTGAAGGGCTGCGCCAACGCTTCGGATTGGTCTACGTGGACTACAAGACGCAGAAGCGAACGGTGAAGAAATCAGGTGAGTGGTATGCGAAGGTCGCGGCGCAAAATGGATGGTAA
- a CDS encoding dienelactone hydrolase family protein gives MKTLLLALVLSLSLTALAAESKSVSYKSGDETVTGTLYAPAGKGPFPALIVIHEWWGLNGWVKEQASKFADEGYVALAVDLYRGKVADTQELAHELMRGVPEDRAKRDLGAAFDYLAAQPNVKKDRIGSVGWCMGGGYSLDVALLEPTLAAAVINYGHLATEPAGLKKINAPILGSFGGQDRGITPEDVKKFQQALTELGKKNDIKIYPDAGHAFENPNNKQGYRADDAADAWKRTTDFLAKTLKK, from the coding sequence ATGAAAACTCTCCTGCTCGCTTTGGTCCTGTCGCTCTCGTTGACCGCCCTCGCTGCCGAAAGCAAATCCGTTTCCTACAAATCCGGAGATGAAACCGTAACCGGCACTCTGTACGCTCCGGCGGGGAAAGGTCCGTTTCCGGCGCTCATCGTGATCCACGAATGGTGGGGACTGAACGGTTGGGTCAAAGAGCAAGCCTCGAAATTTGCCGATGAAGGATACGTTGCTCTGGCCGTGGACCTTTATCGCGGCAAAGTTGCCGATACCCAGGAACTGGCGCATGAATTGATGCGTGGCGTTCCGGAAGACCGCGCCAAACGCGACTTGGGCGCCGCTTTCGACTATCTCGCCGCGCAACCGAATGTGAAGAAAGACCGCATTGGATCGGTGGGATGGTGCATGGGTGGCGGTTACTCGCTCGACGTGGCGTTGTTGGAGCCAACCCTCGCCGCGGCTGTAATTAATTATGGACATCTCGCTACGGAGCCAGCCGGCTTGAAGAAAATCAATGCCCCGATCCTGGGAAGTTTTGGCGGGCAGGATCGTGGCATCACTCCCGAGGACGTTAAGAAATTTCAGCAGGCTCTCACCGAACTCGGAAAGAAGAACGACATCAAGATTTATCCCGACGCCGGCCACGCCTTCGAAAATCCCAACAACAAGCAGGGATACCGTGCCGACGACGCTGCCGATGCGTGGAAACGCACAACTGATTTTCTGGCGAAGACACTGAAGAAGTAG
- a CDS encoding helix-turn-helix transcriptional regulator encodes MNIGETIRNYRLQKGMSQGDIEKRTGLLRCYLSRVENGHTIPSLDTLAKIAGAMDLALSQFFAEGSNSNGHKGLPQLSDDEVRFLSQIRRYSVSLNDSDRKLVLAMVKKMAASTAK; translated from the coding sequence ATGAATATCGGCGAAACCATCCGCAATTACCGGCTTCAGAAGGGTATGTCGCAGGGCGACATCGAAAAGCGCACTGGTCTTTTGCGCTGCTATTTGTCGCGTGTGGAAAATGGCCACACCATTCCTTCGCTCGACACACTGGCCAAAATTGCAGGCGCCATGGACCTCGCCCTCTCGCAATTTTTTGCCGAGGGGAGCAATTCCAACGGACACAAGGGGCTGCCTCAGCTCTCCGACGACGAAGTCCGCTTTCTCAGCCAGATCCGCCGCTACTCCGTCAGCCTGAATGACAGTGACCGCAAGTTAGTTCTGGCGATGGTCAAGAAAATGGCCGCCAGCACCGCGAAATAG